The following proteins are co-located in the Paraphotobacterium marinum genome:
- a CDS encoding EamA family transporter, with the protein MVKKIHLFIGALITVMWGANFSIIEMGLRDLNSFSLTLLRFLFTAIPLIFFIPRPKEVSIFWIALYGVIFGTGLWWLVNFAMYKGLSPGLSSLILQFSAFFTIIMSNFFFKERISLQNWIGMGVSFVGLMMIIHFSNLSSTKIGIELTILAAVSWAVCNLIIKKTQPQNVIGFIVWSSLFAVPALLTVSIIVNGGEELYQIPKNLTFNACISVLFQSFITTILGYSIWNKLMKTYPASDVAPLSLLVPISGILTSYVFFDETLSNCQFISMGIVIIGLFIFMLSGKTFVGLFFSKIKPCNK; encoded by the coding sequence ATGGTCAAAAAAATTCATTTGTTTATAGGTGCATTAATTACAGTAATGTGGGGTGCAAATTTTTCAATAATAGAGATGGGGTTAAGAGATTTAAATTCCTTTTCACTTACCTTACTAAGATTTTTGTTTACAGCTATCCCTTTAATTTTTTTTATACCTAGACCTAAAGAGGTATCTATATTTTGGATTGCTTTGTATGGTGTGATTTTTGGTACTGGGTTATGGTGGCTTGTTAATTTTGCAATGTATAAGGGACTATCTCCTGGTTTATCGTCATTAATTCTTCAGTTCAGTGCGTTTTTCACGATTATTATGAGTAATTTTTTTTTTAAAGAAAGAATTTCATTACAAAATTGGATTGGGATGGGTGTATCCTTTGTAGGTTTGATGATGATTATTCACTTTTCTAATCTAAGCTCTACAAAAATAGGTATTGAATTAACCATTTTAGCTGCTGTTTCATGGGCTGTTTGTAATTTGATTATCAAAAAAACACAACCCCAAAATGTAATAGGTTTTATAGTCTGGTCTAGCCTTTTTGCTGTTCCTGCGTTGTTAACGGTGTCTATTATTGTAAATGGTGGTGAAGAATTATATCAGATACCCAAGAATTTAACTTTTAATGCTTGTATATCAGTACTTTTCCAATCATTCATCACAACAATTTTGGGTTATTCAATATGGAATAAACTTATGAAAACTTATCCTGCATCAGATGTGGCTCCTCTCTCATTATTAGTGCCAATTTCAGGAATACTAACATCATATGTTTTCTTTGACGAAACTTTAAGTAATTGTCAATTTATATCCATGGGTATTGTAATAATTGGCCTATTTATTTTTATGCTCTCAGGTAAAACTTTTGTAGGATTATTTTTTTCAAAAATAAAACCCTGTAACAAATAA
- a CDS encoding COG1470 family protein, producing the protein MFKLKTIIILLYISLLTACGGSDGGSDNTPPKPSPQKVHFTIKSKIDTPPNIRVGKSVHYSLDVKKNVENNFLNLEKYSNKSVNNSSIAITNIKLFDSNNPTNIYNLKNYISPENGDEDNECVQLDGQDLKFTQIADGCSLDLNIPSTDRHSQSIKSIEISFSNNTTLIYKLNSFNSRYHFHSSLGFIKINGINPRFNNIDILSTSQDVKNVLLKNLSKVSLYNLSIDQIDTFNNKQILPHFSYKIPKITSNQELKLHLKEGDYKVDADNLNEPIFIHVLPKQTLRQKNNQHIYSGLKRNIKLAQTSYPEIVIDSTKLDKNGSQLTLTIKNIGAGPWNQPKGKINFKEFKSAGWGLDSDSCMDLQTLAPEQKCSITFNHDASKKLESQLIHLPVNYNNEKEPGFMLSAYVGYIKNLVTSVTKVNDNQFKITVAKNTKPNNGDFQCLPEGNNTFNCTNKSKDTLTPTISVNDEKLQFYAHVNKYFSIGHNIYQLSSGKQFLTSKLIYHADSDIVKRTLILDQYDSLYFVTKSSPNIVQYVNPQKNITYSIKAKNGGYYKEALFDNQNKILIFRTQDGVIELYKVKKDQVNLDSIGEIKVPVGYKFVGMSLNNDTLLMTYHYLDDYAHSYYEKLFLNDPNTFYKSVEPKSINAYVVSPLIINLKTQIIGITYNQGQNANIIQFNEDKKTIDTVKIPKAEVSDTSFLHGISNPTKNGSILFINNTLTPELKKFTIMKFDTNNNQFNNLSSDSSYPYLMNIDILKKLIYFVSIPEDSKTQFSKPKIFLNRAEFTNNSELVNDFSVYTFQNYPSNLTFHKTLDFMFQGTWCNVILPDLITAKVKDSIKIIPKVICPHSNYTTKDFTFKWLDAGTGAHTEANLDYIVPSYDPADNPHQLILQVTPINRANIKPLQMTFSTFIKVEAPENKTTLFVSPTTTTISSDSEPKDSVVFTVRSNVPIDKDNLIFTPLDSNFKDFGITAISDKDQFDNIYVTVHIPNDKKASYQGNFSLRGIPNSKTTVTVNRISENTKLSVGYPEKSITKDINQVTFHLSSNIPISSDNLDFKSADGLEVVTYKNEGQNNVFATVKAPNGIKTYTGSFSVKAHSQTSQAVKVTRLDASSSLEVIHPNRTIGKEEGDGTGVTEVQFQVTSNVPVSANIDFQPENGLTFVRWTNSSSDSTKGTYTATAIVSVPPGTTAPNQPYTGSFSVKAHSQTSQAVQVTRLDETSSLKVINPSRTIGQAEGDGTQVQFQVTSNVPVPANIDFKPENGLTFVSWIKASSDKGTYTATAIVSVPATATDKPYTGSFSVKAHPQTSRAVQVTRLDVPATLEVSQPNRTIGQAEGDGTQVQFQVTSNVPVPANIDFKPENGLTFVRWIKASSDKGTYTATAIVSVPATATDKPYTGSFIVKAHPQTSRAVQVTRLDVPVTLEVSQPNRTIGQAEGDGTQVQFQVTSNVPVPANIDFKPENGLTFVSWIKASSDKGTYTATAIVSVPATATDKPYTGSFIVKAHPQTSRAVQVTRLDVPATLEVSQPNRTIGQAEGDGTQVQFQVTSNVPVSANIDFQPENGLTFVRWIKASSDKGTYTATAIVSVPATATDKPYTGSFIVKAHPQTSRAVQVTRLDVPATLEVSQPNRTIGQAEGDGTQVQFQVTSNVPVSANIDFQPENGLTFVRWIKASSDKGTYTATAIVSVPATATDKPYTGSFIVKAHPQTSRAVQVTRLDVPATLEVSQPNRTIGQAEGDGTQVQFQVTSNVPVPANIDFKPENGLTFVRWIKASSDKGTYTATAIVSVPATATDKPYTGSFIVKAHPQTSRAVQVTRLDASSSLEVIHPNRTIGKEEGDGTGVTEVQFQVTSNVPVSANIDFQPENGLTFVRWTNSSSDSTKGTYTATAIVSVPPGTTAPNQPYTGSFSVKAHSQTSQAVQVTRLDETSSLKVINPSRTIGQAEGDGTQVQFQVTSNVPVPANIDFKPENGLTFVSWIKASSDKGTYTATAIVSVPATATDKPYTGSFSVKAHPQTSRAVQVTRLDVPATLEVSQPNRTIGQAEGDGTQVQFQVTSNVPVPANIDFKPENGLTFVRWIKASSDKGTYTATAIVSVPATATDKPYTGSFIVKAHPQTSRAVQVTRLDVPVTLEVSQPNRTIGQAEGDGTQVQFQVTSNVPVPANIDFKPENGLTFVSWIKASSDKGTYTATAIVSVPATATDKPYTGSFIVKAHPQTSRAVQVTRLDVPATLEVSQPNRTIGQAEGDGTQVQFQVTSNVPVSANIDFQPENGLTFVRWIKASSDKGTYTATAIVSVPATATDKPYTGSFIVKAHPQTSRAVQVTRLDVPATLEVSQPNRTIGQAEGDGTQVQFQVTSNVPVSANIDFQPENGLTFVRWIKASSDKGTYTATAIVSVPATATDKPYTGSFIVKAHPQTSRAVQVTRLDVPATLEVSQPNRTIGQAEGDGTQVQFQVTSNVPVPANIDFKPENGLTFVRWIKASSDKGTYTATAIVSVPATATDKPYTGSFIVKAHPQTSRAVQVTRLDVPATLEVSQPNRTIGQAEGDGTQVQFQVTSNVPVPANIDFKPENGLTFVRWIKASSDKGTYTATAIVSVPATATDKPYTGSFIVKAHPQTSRAVQVTRLDVPATLEVSQPNRTIGQAEGDGTQVQFQVTSNVPVSANIDFQPENGLTFVRWTNSSSDSTKGTYTATAIVSVPPGTTAPNQPYTGSFSVKAHSQTSQAVQVTRLDDINLSVDKEYDSWRNIQGLVKASESPTNILKSTYKSQDLFTVVSTQAIKNWVWTFVPDKDTTEWARKFSDNIKVFNDDTSTNFTIRYVENTSITPPRAGAFIEGHLVAKQGDAVQYTSNLKLNISFEGGAITIWTPKELGWPIIVEPNDAHFANGLFIDRYNQTTINETKDPLHLIPPTSDNLKDKNIFHLRPFKDKTGEFNYLMRVTGDKCLYTERNNIYDWDCSKHPDPNAGYDPNVDFLAFQIFREPSPDSPFTNIGAWRPQHLDGQVTYGWYFVNKRNYSDTDVDKISFLKLPREGKNSFHQDIRYAQSKRISLEMSEDINRSTSPTSIQKQLMDLPLFYVVDSETENYLSSVTLNSTRITPFATNYKKDDGLRDANFYDQNKNLKYPTLDNNMYDLRNTGVYYGYYIPAIVAEDDDSDNFLKDIFKRPSNINLVIFNRPYSVRFDISLRNRKMTTPDDWKQDEDMLYVKTPADGEGQRIWDNDKNREIGINTVIDNPFESAPECTRYYWGQGNRDRNYNSQCYKVLMTYHLTTKDTYDSRTPFNGSIHFGFWPSIYLSQTYYEDVQQVKFMATPPMAYEFDASKLATDNYACTTTFTAPFCVDSNWNPLKKEFGTTQRLTYLEPNPITGRPFGAQQLYDITSTISIVDEGKKNY; encoded by the coding sequence ATGTTTAAATTAAAAACAATAATTATTTTGTTGTATATTTCCCTCCTAACAGCATGTGGTGGAAGTGACGGTGGATCTGACAATACTCCCCCTAAACCATCACCTCAAAAGGTGCATTTTACAATTAAATCTAAAATTGATACGCCACCTAATATTAGAGTTGGAAAGTCTGTGCATTATTCACTTGATGTTAAAAAAAACGTTGAAAATAATTTTTTAAATTTAGAGAAATATTCTAATAAAAGCGTCAATAATTCATCAATAGCTATAACCAATATAAAATTGTTTGATTCAAATAACCCCACAAACATTTATAATTTGAAAAATTATATTAGTCCCGAGAATGGTGACGAGGATAATGAGTGTGTTCAACTGGATGGTCAAGATTTGAAGTTTACACAAATTGCAGATGGATGTAGCTTAGATTTAAATATCCCATCTACAGATCGTCACTCTCAATCGATAAAATCCATTGAAATAAGTTTTAGTAATAATACGACATTGATATATAAACTTAACTCATTTAATTCTAGATATCACTTTCACAGCTCACTAGGATTTATTAAAATTAATGGAATAAACCCTAGATTTAATAACATAGATATTTTGAGTACGAGTCAAGATGTTAAAAATGTATTATTAAAAAATTTAAGTAAAGTTTCATTATATAATTTAAGCATAGATCAAATAGATACTTTTAATAATAAACAAATCTTACCACATTTTAGTTATAAAATTCCCAAAATTACCTCTAATCAAGAATTAAAACTTCATCTAAAAGAGGGTGATTATAAGGTTGATGCTGACAATTTAAATGAACCTATTTTCATTCACGTATTACCTAAACAAACATTAAGACAAAAAAACAACCAACACATATATTCAGGCTTAAAAAGAAATATTAAATTAGCGCAAACCAGTTACCCTGAAATCGTCATTGATTCAACAAAGCTTGATAAAAATGGAAGTCAACTTACATTAACCATCAAAAATATTGGTGCAGGGCCATGGAATCAGCCGAAAGGAAAAATAAATTTTAAGGAATTTAAAAGTGCTGGGTGGGGATTAGATTCAGATAGTTGTATGGATTTACAAACTCTAGCACCAGAGCAGAAATGTAGCATAACTTTTAACCATGATGCAAGTAAAAAACTGGAAAGTCAACTCATTCATTTACCCGTTAATTATAATAATGAAAAAGAACCTGGTTTTATGTTAAGTGCTTATGTTGGTTATATAAAAAATCTTGTTACATCAGTAACCAAAGTGAATGATAATCAATTTAAAATAACAGTGGCAAAAAATACGAAACCAAATAATGGCGACTTTCAATGTCTTCCTGAGGGGAATAATACTTTCAATTGCACTAATAAATCAAAAGATACCTTGACACCCACAATATCAGTCAATGATGAAAAGTTGCAATTTTATGCACATGTAAACAAGTACTTTTCCATAGGTCACAATATTTACCAGCTCAGCTCTGGAAAGCAATTTTTAACTTCAAAGTTAATCTATCACGCTGATAGTGATATTGTCAAAAGAACTTTAATCTTGGATCAATATGATTCTCTTTACTTTGTGACAAAATCGAGCCCAAATATCGTCCAATATGTAAATCCTCAAAAAAATATCACTTATTCAATTAAGGCAAAAAATGGCGGTTATTATAAGGAAGCTTTGTTTGATAACCAAAATAAAATTTTGATCTTTAGGACGCAAGATGGGGTTATAGAGCTCTATAAAGTTAAAAAAGATCAAGTCAATCTTGATTCTATTGGTGAAATTAAAGTCCCTGTTGGATATAAATTTGTTGGGATGAGTTTAAATAATGATACATTACTCATGACGTATCATTATTTAGATGACTATGCTCATTCTTATTATGAAAAACTTTTTTTGAACGATCCTAACACTTTCTATAAGTCAGTTGAGCCGAAATCTATAAATGCATATGTAGTTTCACCGTTAATCATAAATTTAAAAACACAAATTATTGGAATTACTTATAATCAAGGCCAAAACGCGAACATTATTCAATTTAATGAAGATAAAAAAACCATTGATACCGTTAAAATTCCAAAAGCAGAAGTTTCAGATACAAGCTTTTTACATGGTATATCTAATCCCACTAAAAATGGCTCTATTTTATTTATAAATAACACATTAACGCCGGAACTTAAAAAATTTACGATAATGAAGTTTGATACTAACAATAATCAATTCAATAATTTGTCGTCTGATTCTAGTTATCCATATTTGATGAATATAGATATTCTAAAAAAATTAATTTATTTCGTAAGTATTCCAGAAGATTCTAAAACCCAATTTAGTAAACCTAAAATATTTTTAAATAGAGCAGAATTCACCAATAATTCAGAATTGGTTAATGACTTTTCTGTATACACATTTCAAAATTATCCAAGCAATTTAACGTTTCATAAAACATTAGACTTTATGTTTCAAGGAACGTGGTGTAATGTCATATTACCAGATTTAATTACTGCCAAAGTAAAGGATTCTATTAAAATTATTCCCAAAGTAATATGCCCACATTCAAATTACACTACCAAGGATTTTACATTTAAATGGCTAGATGCTGGCACAGGCGCTCACACTGAAGCAAATTTGGACTACATCGTTCCATCTTATGACCCAGCTGATAATCCACATCAATTGATTCTTCAAGTGACACCTATAAATCGTGCTAATATTAAACCTTTACAAATGACATTTAGTACCTTTATTAAGGTAGAGGCACCTGAAAACAAAACAACTTTATTTGTGTCACCAACGACAACAACAATATCTTCAGATTCAGAGCCCAAGGATTCTGTGGTTTTTACAGTTCGTTCCAATGTTCCAATTGATAAGGATAACTTAATTTTCACACCTCTTGATTCTAATTTTAAAGATTTTGGGATTACAGCAATCAGTGATAAAGATCAGTTCGATAACATTTATGTGACAGTCCATATTCCAAATGATAAGAAGGCATCATACCAAGGTAACTTTAGTTTAAGAGGAATTCCAAATAGCAAAACCACTGTTACTGTTAATAGAATTTCAGAAAATACAAAATTAAGTGTTGGTTACCCTGAGAAAAGTATCACCAAGGATATTAATCAAGTGACCTTTCATCTTTCTTCTAATATCCCGATATCATCTGATAATCTTGACTTTAAATCAGCTGATGGTTTGGAGGTCGTGACATATAAAAATGAGGGTCAGAATAACGTCTTTGCTACCGTAAAAGCACCAAACGGTATTAAAACATACACGGGTTCATTTAGCGTGAAAGCTCATTCTCAGACTTCGCAAGCCGTTAAAGTGACTCGTCTTGATGCATCATCGAGTCTAGAGGTGATTCATCCAAATAGAACTATTGGTAAAGAAGAGGGTGATGGAACGGGTGTAACGGAAGTTCAGTTTCAAGTAACGTCAAATGTTCCCGTATCTGCAAACATTGATTTCCAACCGGAGAATGGCTTAACCTTTGTTCGTTGGACAAATTCCTCGAGTGATTCGACTAAGGGTACGTATACAGCGACGGCTATTGTATCGGTTCCACCTGGCACTACAGCTCCAAATCAACCGTACACGGGTTCATTTAGCGTGAAAGCGCATTCTCAGACTTCGCAAGCCGTTCAAGTGACTCGTCTTGATGAAACATCGAGTCTAAAGGTGATTAATCCATCTAGAACTATTGGTCAAGCAGAGGGTGATGGAACGCAAGTTCAGTTTCAAGTAACGTCAAATGTTCCCGTACCTGCAAACATTGATTTCAAACCGGAGAATGGCTTAACCTTTGTTAGTTGGATAAAGGCCTCGAGTGATAAGGGTACGTATACAGCGACGGCTATTGTATCGGTTCCAGCTACCGCTACAGATAAACCGTACACGGGTTCATTTAGCGTGAAAGCGCATCCTCAGACTTCGAGAGCCGTTCAAGTGACTCGTCTTGATGTACCAGCGACTCTAGAGGTGAGTCAGCCAAATAGAACTATTGGTCAAGCAGAGGGTGATGGAACGCAAGTTCAGTTTCAAGTAACGTCAAATGTTCCCGTACCTGCAAACATTGATTTCAAACCGGAGAATGGCTTAACCTTTGTTCGTTGGATAAAGGCCTCGAGTGATAAGGGTACGTATACAGCGACGGCTATTGTATCGGTTCCAGCTACCGCTACAGATAAACCGTACACGGGTTCATTTATCGTGAAAGCGCATCCTCAGACTTCGAGAGCCGTTCAAGTGACTCGTCTTGATGTACCAGTGACTCTAGAGGTGAGTCAGCCAAATAGAACTATTGGTCAAGCAGAGGGTGATGGAACGCAAGTTCAGTTTCAAGTAACGTCAAATGTTCCCGTACCTGCAAACATTGATTTCAAACCGGAGAATGGCTTAACCTTTGTTAGTTGGATAAAGGCCTCGAGTGATAAGGGTACGTATACAGCGACGGCTATTGTATCGGTTCCAGCTACCGCTACAGATAAACCGTACACGGGTTCATTTATCGTGAAAGCGCATCCTCAGACTTCGAGAGCCGTTCAAGTGACTCGTCTTGATGTACCAGCGACTCTAGAGGTGAGTCAGCCAAATAGAACTATTGGTCAAGCAGAGGGTGATGGAACGCAAGTTCAGTTTCAAGTAACGTCAAATGTTCCCGTATCTGCAAACATTGATTTCCAACCGGAGAATGGCTTAACCTTTGTTCGTTGGATAAAGGCCTCGAGTGATAAGGGTACGTATACAGCGACGGCTATTGTATCGGTTCCAGCTACCGCTACAGATAAACCGTACACGGGTTCATTTATCGTGAAAGCGCATCCTCAGACTTCGAGAGCCGTTCAAGTGACTCGTCTTGATGTACCAGCGACTCTTGAGGTGAGTCAGCCAAATAGAACTATTGGTCAAGCAGAGGGTGATGGAACGCAAGTTCAGTTTCAAGTAACGTCAAATGTTCCCGTATCTGCAAACATTGATTTCCAACCGGAGAATGGCTTAACCTTTGTTCGTTGGATAAAGGCCTCGAGTGATAAGGGTACGTATACAGCGACGGCTATTGTATCGGTTCCAGCTACCGCTACAGATAAACCGTACACGGGTTCATTTATCGTGAAAGCGCATCCTCAGACTTCGAGAGCCGTTCAAGTGACTCGTCTTGATGTACCAGCGACTCTAGAGGTGAGTCAGCCAAATAGAACTATTGGTCAAGCAGAGGGTGATGGAACGCAAGTTCAGTTTCAAGTAACGTCAAATGTTCCCGTACCTGCAAACATTGATTTCAAACCGGAGAATGGCTTAACCTTTGTTCGTTGGATAAAGGCCTCGAGTGATAAGGGTACGTATACAGCGACGGCTATTGTATCGGTTCCAGCTACCGCTACAGATAAACCGTACACGGGTTCATTTATCGTGAAAGCGCATCCTCAGACTTCGAGAGCCGTTCAAGTGACTCGTCTTGATGCATCATCGAGTCTAGAGGTGATTCATCCAAATAGAACTATTGGTAAAGAAGAGGGTGATGGAACGGGTGTAACGGAAGTTCAGTTTCAAGTAACGTCAAATGTTCCCGTATCTGCAAACATTGATTTCCAACCGGAGAATGGCTTAACCTTTGTTCGTTGGACAAATTCCTCGAGTGATTCGACTAAGGGTACGTATACAGCGACGGCTATTGTATCGGTTCCACCTGGCACTACAGCTCCAAATCAACCGTACACGGGTTCATTTAGCGTGAAAGCGCATTCTCAGACTTCGCAAGCCGTTCAAGTGACTCGTCTTGATGAAACATCGAGTCTAAAGGTGATTAATCCATCTAGAACTATTGGTCAAGCAGAGGGTGATGGAACGCAAGTTCAGTTTCAAGTAACGTCAAATGTTCCCGTACCTGCAAACATTGATTTCAAACCGGAGAATGGCTTAACCTTTGTTAGTTGGATAAAGGCCTCGAGTGATAAGGGTACGTATACAGCGACGGCTATTGTATCGGTTCCAGCTACCGCTACAGATAAACCGTACACGGGTTCATTTAGCGTGAAAGCGCATCCTCAGACTTCGAGAGCCGTTCAAGTGACTCGTCTTGATGTACCAGCGACTCTAGAGGTGAGTCAGCCAAATAGAACTATTGGTCAAGCAGAGGGTGATGGAACGCAAGTTCAGTTTCAAGTAACGTCAAATGTTCCCGTACCTGCAAACATTGATTTCAAACCGGAGAATGGCTTAACCTTTGTTCGTTGGATAAAGGCCTCGAGTGATAAGGGTACGTATACAGCGACGGCTATTGTATCGGTTCCAGCTACCGCTACAGATAAACCGTACACGGGTTCATTTATCGTGAAAGCGCATCCTCAGACTTCGAGAGCCGTTCAAGTGACTCGTCTTGATGTACCAGTGACTCTAGAGGTGAGTCAGCCAAATAGAACTATTGGTCAAGCAGAGGGTGATGGAACGCAAGTTCAGTTTCAAGTAACGTCAAATGTTCCCGTACCTGCAAACATTGATTTCAAACCGGAGAATGGCTTAACCTTTGTTAGTTGGATAAAGGCCTCGAGTGATAAGGGTACGTATACAGCGACGGCTATTGTATCGGTTCCAGCTACCGCTACAGATAAACCGTACACGGGTTCATTTATCGTGAAAGCGCATCCTCAGACTTCGAGAGCCGTTCAAGTGACTCGTCTTGATGTACCAGCGACTCTAGAGGTGAGTCAGCCAAATAGAACTATTGGTCAAGCAGAGGGTGATGGAACGCAAGTTCAGTTTCAAGTAACGTCAAATGTTCCCGTATCTGCAAACATTGATTTCCAACCGGAGAATGGCTTAACCTTTGTTCGTTGGATAAAGGCCTCGAGTGATAAGGGTACGTATACAGCGACGGCTATTGTATCGGTTCCAGCTACCGCTACAGATAAACCGTACACGGGTTCATTTATCGTGAAAGCGCATCCTCAGACTTCGAGAGCCGTTCAAGTGACTCGTCTTGATGTACCAGCGACTCTTGAGGTGAGTCAGCCAAATAGAACTATTGGTCAAGCAGAGGGTGATGGAACGCAAGTTCAGTTTCAAGTAACGTCAAATGTTCCCGTATCTGCAAACATTGATTTCCAACCGGAGAATGGCTTAACCTTTGTTCGTTGGATAAAGGCCTCGAGTGATAAGGGTACGTATACAGCGACGGCTATTGTATCGGTTCCAGCTACCGCTACAGATAAACCGTACACGGGTTCATTTATCGTGAAAGCGCATCCTCAGACTTCGAGAGCCGTTCAAGTGACTCGTCTTGATGTACCAGCGACTCTAGAGGTGAGTCAGCCAAATAGAACTATTGGTCAAGCAGAGGGTGATGGAACGCAAGTTCAGTTTCAAGTAACGTCAAATGTTCCCGTACCTGCAAACATTGATTTCAAACCGGAGAATGGCTTAACCTTTGTTCGTTGGATAAAGGCCTCGAGTGATAAGGGTACGTATACAGCGACGGCTATTGTATCGGTTCCAGCTACCGCTACAGATAAACCGTACACGGGTTCATTTATCGTGAAAGCGCATCCTCAGACTTCGAGAGCCGTTCAAGTGACTCGTCTTGATGTACCAGCGACTCTAGAGGTGAGTCAGCCAAATAGAACTATTGGTCAAGCAGAGGGTGATGGAACGCAAGTTCAGTTTCAAGTAACGTCAAATGTTCCCGTACCTGCAAACATTGATTTCAAACCGGAGAATGGCTTAACCTTTGTTCGTTGGATAAAGGCCTCGAGTGATAAGGGTACGTATACAGCGACGGCTATTGTATCGGTTCCAGCTACCGCTACAGATAAACCGTACACGGGTTCATTTATCGTGAAAGCGCATCCTCAGACTTCGAGAGCCGTTCAAGTGACTCGTCTTGATGTACCAGCGACTCTAGAGGTGAGTCAGCCAAATAGAACTATTGGTCAAGCAGAGGGTGATGGAACGCAAGTTCAGTTTCAAGTAACGTCAAATGTTCCCGTATCTGCAAACATTGATTTCCAACCGGAGAATGGCTTAACCTTTGTTCGTTGGACAAATTCCTCGAGTGATTCGACTAAGGGTACGTATACAGCGACGGCTATTGTATCGGTTCCACCTGGCACTACAGCTCCAAATCAACCGTACACGGGTTCATTTAGCGTGAAAGCGCATTCTCAGACTTCGCAAGCCGTTCAAGTGACTCGTCTTGATGATATAAATTTGTCAGTTGATAAAGAATATGATTCGTGGAGAAATATTCAAGGTTTAGTTAAGGCTAGCGAGTCACCTACTAATATTCTTAAAAGCACCTACAAATCGCAAGATTTATTTACAGTTGTAAGTACACAAGCTATCAAGAATTGGGTTTGGACATTCGTACCTGATAAGGATACAACTGAGTGGGCTAGGAAGTTTTCTGATAATATAAAAGTGTTCAACGACGACACTTCAACAAATTTCACAATTCGCTATGTGGAGAACACATCTATAACTCCACCTCGAGCAGGAGCCTTTATAGAAGGACACTTAGTGGCTAAACAAGGTGATGCTGTCCAATATACTAGCAATCTTAAACTGAATATTTCTTTTGAAGGAGGCGCTATTACTATCTGGACTCCAAAAGAATTGGGTTGGCCAATAATAGTAGAACCGAATGATGCACATTTTGCAAATGGTTTGTTTATTGATAGATATAATCAAACTACTATCAATGAGACGAAAGATCCTTTGCATCTAATACCACCGACATCTGATAACCTAAAAGATAAGAATATTTTTCACTTAAGGCCTTTTAAAGATAAAACAGGAGAATTTAATTATCTAATGAGAGTAACAGGGGATAAATGTCTTTATACTGAGAGAAATAATATATATGATTGGGATTGTAGTAAACACCCAGATCCTAATGCTGGTTATGATCCAAATGTAGATTTTCTTGCTTTTCAAATTTTTCGGGAACCATCTCCAGATTCGCCATTTACAAATATTGGAGCATGGCGACCACAACATTTGGACGGACAAGTAACGTATGGGTGGTACTTTGTAAATAAGCGCAATTATTCTGATACTGATGTTGATAAAATTAGTTTTTTGAAGTTACCTAGAGAAGGCAAAAATTCATTTCACCAGGATATTAGATATGCACAATCCAAAAGAATTTCACTTGAAATGTCAGAGGATATTAATAGGTCGACATCGCCCACCTCAATACAAAAACAATTAATGGATTTACCATTATTTTATGTCGTGGATTCTGAAACTGAAAATTATTTATCTTCAGTCACTTTGAATTCTACGCGAATTACACCGTTTGCAACTAATTATAAGAAGGATGATGGGCTTCGTGATGCTAATTTTTATGATCAGAATAAAAACTTAAAATATCCAACACTAGATAATAATATGTACGATTTACGTAATACTGGTGTATATTATGGTTATTACATCCCAGCAATAGTAGCTGAGGATGATGATTCCGACAATTTTCTTAAAGATATTTTCAAGAGACCAAGTAATATTAATCTCGTAATATTCAACAGACCATATTCTGTAAGGTTTGATATTAGCCTTAGAAACCGGAAAATGACTACGCCTGATGATTGGAAGCAAGACGAGGATATGTTGTATGTGAAGACCCCAGCGGATGGTGAGGGCCAGCGTATCTGGGACAACGACAAGAATAGGGAAATAGGTATAAATACGGTTATTGATAATCCTTTTGAATCGGCGCCAGAATGTACAAGGTATTACTGGGGTCAAGGGAACCGAGACAGAAATTATAACAGTCAATGTTATAAAGTATTGATGACGTATCACTTAACAACAAAAGATACATATGACTCAAGAACTCCTTTTAACGGAAGTATACACTTTGGATTTTGGCCTAGTATATATCTGTCGCAGACTTATTATGAAGATGTGCAACAGGTAAAATTTATGGCCACACCGCCAATGGCTTACGAATTTGATGCAAGCAAATTAGCCACAGATAACTACGCTTGTACGACAACCTTTACAGCTCCATTTTGTGTTGATAGTAATTGGAATCCGCTAAAAAAAGAGTTTGGTACGACGCAAAGGTTGACCTACCTTGAGCCAAACCCTATAACTGGTAGGCCTTTTGGAGCACAACAACTTTATGATATTACCTCTACAATTTCTATTGTAGATGAAGGTAAGAAAAATTATTAG